The Choristoneura fumiferana chromosome 11, NRCan_CFum_1, whole genome shotgun sequence genome includes a region encoding these proteins:
- the LOC141432490 gene encoding uncharacterized protein, protein MRIAFLFLVVFLTATHSRIKKQHGDKLVAMLASPLNKDKIALAASKKIKDKNDVMLARSKANVVHRARDIERNLNDVGEIVDKFLANKKSDKEAYRIDPVLNVLRRARTDTRRAKNDDEDYSNGTESTSSSQELKDWKYEWNEQWLKKKLEALNGTRNKGDLVNMVAARPWGVPCGDPHQHDMPWGTCMLAAECDGEYRIYRGDRFCGRTHFVCCALQLNMYDMNQGFDVSFEDSSIQTDSTEKRHRQMGSKERRRKRRERDRRRRKRDREVRKRNIRRKINKIVREVQRILNRSYRNATTVRKKKTKTLKKFIKYLKKKYRMDRDTVKDIHEIQLIRIDYNLMQKLKQISALNNRFMNNDTFRKIVLQGEMTYNGARMLIEAYPELSAQIKLDKTRRSGGKTPEDYLNYDVEYGMLYY, encoded by the exons ATGAGGATcgcgtttttatttttggtgGTTTTTCTGACGGCGACGCATTCCCGTATAAAGAAACAGCATGGAGACAAATTGGTAGCGATGTTAGCGAGCCCTTTGAATAAGGACAAAATAGCCCTCGCtgctagtaaaaaaataaaagacaaaaatgACGTGATGTTAGCGAGAAGCAAAGCCAATGTAGTGCATAGAGCTCGCGACATTGAACGGAACCTGAACGACGTCGGAGAGATTGTGGATAAGTTTCTGGCTAACAAGAAATCTGATAAAGAAGCTTACCGTATAGACCCGGTTCTTAATGTGTTAAGAAGAGCCAGGACAGATACCAGAAGGGCCAAGAACGACGATGAAGATTATAGTAATGGGACTGAATCAACCAGCTCGAGTCAGGAGTTGAAGGACTGGAAGTATGAATGGAATGAACAGTGGCTGAAGAAGAAACTTGAGGCTCTGAACGGGACACGAAATAAAGGCGATTTAGTTAACATGGTGGCTGCCA GACCTTGGGGGGTGCCTTGCGGCGACCCTCACCAGCACGACATGCCATGGGGGACTTGCATGCTCGCCGCCGAATGCGATGGGGAGTACCGCATTTATAGAGGCGACCGTTTCTGCGGCCGCACCCACTTCGTCTGCTGCGCTTTACAACTTAACATGTACGATATGAACCAGGGCTTCGACGTTTCCTTCGAGGACTCTAGCATACAAACTGACAGCACCGAGAAACGCCACAGACAAATGGGTTCTAAAGAGAGACGGCGTAAACGCAGAGAGCGAGATAGGCGGCGACGCAAGCGCGACAGAGAAGTCAGGAAACGGAATATAAGACGGAAGATCAATAAGATTGTGAGAGAAGTGCAGAGGATCTTGAACAGGTCGTATAGGAACGCGACGACTGTGCGAAAGAAGAAGACGAAGACGCTGAAGAAGTTCATAAAATACTTGAAGAAGAAGTACAGGATGGATCGTGATACCGTGAAAGATATACATGAGATTCAGCTGATAAGAATCGATTATAATTTGATGCAGAAGCTGAAACAGATAAGCGCGTTGAACAATAGGTTCATGAATAACGATACGTTCAGGAAGATAGTTCTGCAAGGAGAGATGACGTATAATGGAGCTAGGATGCTGATAGAAGCTTACCCTGAACTGTCTGCTCAGATAAAGCTCGATAAGACCCGGCGGAGCGGAGGCAAGACGCCAGAAGATTATCTCAACTATGACGTCGAGTATGGAATGTTGTACTACTGA